The Fructilactobacillus ixorae genome has a window encoding:
- the brnQ gene encoding branched-chain amino acid transport system II carrier protein has protein sequence MTTLPTHAPRKLAFKQYLILASLLFGLFFGAGNLIFPIHLGQTAGANWLPAAIGFLLSAILLPLCAILALSTTQSNSMYDLARPAGKFFAIGFLVLTHASLGLLIAAPRTATVTYSMGIQPFIPKAWGTPALIIFSAGFFALTFGLAFHEGSVTKNVGKVLNPIFILLMVFLFVVAFLLYGDIRNLPLLPRAGQGTGSLINGFLQGYNTMDALAGLGFGVTIITALKAFGQSSRDRSWSVAKVGGLTMGFEALIYTFLIALGAASLSFTKVSADGGTAFTEIMRHYTGIMGAGVLAALTFLACLTTAIGLLTSLAQDLSRQLPRIGYHKLLLTATVISFLIANIGLEKIIEDSAPLLSFLYPLAITLILLGLLKPVLGIKPLIYRITTGIVLIPAIFDFIHTLPKALLSLAPLAAFDRWALQVIPLYAVGLDFVPFLGLGLIISLLVSWYSQRQPR, from the coding sequence ATGACGACGTTACCGACGCATGCGCCACGCAAACTGGCATTTAAACAATATTTAATTTTAGCTTCCTTACTCTTTGGCCTCTTTTTTGGGGCCGGGAACCTGATCTTCCCGATTCACCTAGGGCAAACGGCCGGAGCTAACTGGCTCCCAGCCGCAATTGGTTTTTTACTATCCGCAATTTTATTACCGCTCTGTGCCATTTTAGCGTTAAGTACCACGCAGAGTAACAGTATGTATGACTTAGCGCGACCAGCGGGTAAATTTTTTGCCATCGGCTTCTTAGTCCTGACGCACGCTTCTTTAGGACTATTAATTGCCGCCCCCCGGACGGCGACCGTAACCTATTCGATGGGAATTCAACCCTTTATCCCCAAGGCTTGGGGCACTCCCGCCTTGATCATCTTTTCAGCAGGCTTCTTTGCTTTAACCTTTGGCCTAGCATTTCACGAGGGGAGCGTTACCAAAAACGTGGGCAAGGTCTTGAACCCCATTTTTATCTTGTTAATGGTCTTTCTCTTCGTGGTGGCCTTTCTGTTATACGGAGACATCCGCAACCTGCCGTTATTGCCTCGGGCTGGACAGGGAACCGGGTCCCTGATTAACGGGTTCTTGCAGGGTTACAACACGATGGATGCCCTAGCCGGACTAGGATTTGGGGTAACTATCATTACCGCGCTGAAGGCATTTGGGCAGTCTAGTCGGGACCGTTCCTGGTCGGTCGCGAAGGTTGGTGGTTTGACCATGGGGTTTGAAGCCTTGATTTATACCTTCTTGATTGCCCTCGGGGCCGCTAGTTTATCCTTTACAAAGGTGAGTGCCGATGGCGGAACCGCGTTTACCGAAATCATGCGCCACTATACAGGCATCATGGGTGCGGGGGTTTTAGCGGCGCTAACGTTTCTAGCCTGCTTGACCACCGCGATTGGCTTGTTAACCTCGCTCGCTCAGGATTTAAGTCGGCAACTGCCTCGGATTGGTTACCATAAGCTTTTATTGACGGCCACGGTAATTTCCTTTTTGATTGCCAACATCGGACTGGAAAAAATCATTGAAGATTCTGCGCCACTGTTGAGTTTCCTCTATCCCTTGGCAATTACCCTGATTCTTCTCGGGTTATTGAAACCCGTACTTGGGATTAAGCCGTTAATCTATCGGATCACGACCGGCATCGTCCTAATTCCGGCCATATTTGATTTTATCCATACCTTACCGAAAGCATTATTAAGCTTGGCGCCCCTGGCTGCCTTCGATCGGTGGGCGTTACAGGTGATTCCATTGTATGCCGTTGGTCTCGATTTTGTACCGTTCTTGGGTCTTGGGTTAATCATTAGTTTATTAGTAAGCTGGTACTCACAGCGCCAGCCCCGTTAA
- a CDS encoding DNA/RNA non-specific endonuclease, producing the protein MNKLQHLLIGVVMGVTLSMGGVPSVSFAQTEVGQAPQTTDRYQQLQQRDYQSGSQAYDVVNHDQPDTISPQDYPVSRIDFSNLDRLNRAQPATAYLTQENLGKSKGRERQLFKPTGWSNQPKRVNGQRVFPVNRGHLIAYTCTFNLDENGKYQPGAKGSIDNPKNLFTQTAFANQKVMTINEQAVRNALAQGKHVIYQVTPVFQGNDLMAKGVWVQAVSSDGSFHFNRYLYNVQPGLAFDYATGRSHVDSQMTVPTPMNYENYRKHALKPISTGYQTHRHEKVRVRHFF; encoded by the coding sequence GTGAATAAACTGCAACACTTACTGATCGGCGTGGTAATGGGTGTGACGTTAAGCATGGGAGGAGTTCCTTCCGTCAGTTTCGCACAAACGGAAGTTGGCCAAGCCCCCCAAACCACCGATCGCTACCAACAATTACAACAACGGGACTACCAATCGGGGTCCCAGGCGTACGACGTGGTTAATCACGATCAGCCAGACACAATTAGCCCGCAGGATTATCCGGTTAGTCGGATTGATTTTTCGAATCTAGATCGGTTGAACCGGGCCCAACCAGCCACGGCCTACCTCACACAGGAGAACCTGGGGAAATCCAAGGGACGAGAACGGCAGCTGTTCAAACCCACAGGGTGGTCAAACCAACCGAAGCGGGTGAATGGCCAACGAGTCTTTCCCGTGAACCGGGGGCATTTGATTGCCTACACGTGCACGTTTAATTTAGATGAAAACGGAAAGTATCAGCCGGGCGCCAAGGGCTCGATTGACAATCCTAAAAATTTATTTACACAAACCGCCTTTGCCAACCAAAAAGTAATGACGATTAATGAACAAGCGGTCCGCAACGCCCTTGCCCAGGGAAAACACGTGATTTACCAAGTCACGCCGGTTTTTCAGGGGAATGATCTAATGGCGAAGGGAGTCTGGGTGCAAGCGGTTAGTTCGGATGGGAGTTTCCACTTCAACCGGTATCTGTATAACGTGCAACCCGGGTTAGCCTTTGATTACGCCACCGGGCGTTCGCACGTTGATTCCCAGATGACCGTTCCGACGCCAATGAACTATGAAAACTACCGGAAGCATGCGTTAAAACCCATTAGTACCGGCTACCAAACGCATCGTCATGAGAAAGTGCGCGTACGTCACTTTTTTTAG
- a CDS encoding dihydroorotate oxidase gives MATIDLSATIGNETFHHPFVNAAGVCDETAPEMQSVLDSAAGGLTTKSATLAPRAGNPKPRYFDTDLGSINSMGLPNQGLAYYLDFIAHTETDKPIDLSVTGTKPADQVAALQQIQASNFTGLCELNLSCPNVVGKPQIGYDLDATRAILDQVCAFYEKPLGVKLPPYFDLQQYDAMAAILNQYPLTYINAINSVGNGLVIDPNTETVVIKPKGGFGGIGGQYIKPVALANVRAFRQRLRPEIKIIGTGGVTTGTDAFELILCGADIVELGTVVMQEGVSAFARITHELETLMQEKGYQTLADFRGHLKTQSN, from the coding sequence ATGGCTACCATCGATTTAAGTGCTACCATTGGTAACGAAACTTTCCACCACCCGTTTGTGAATGCGGCGGGCGTCTGTGACGAAACTGCTCCGGAGATGCAATCGGTTCTGGATTCTGCCGCCGGCGGGTTAACCACTAAAAGTGCAACGCTCGCTCCTCGAGCGGGGAACCCCAAACCCCGGTACTTCGATACCGACTTAGGGAGTATTAACTCAATGGGGTTACCCAACCAGGGATTGGCTTACTACCTTGATTTTATTGCCCATACGGAGACTGATAAACCAATTGATTTATCGGTAACCGGGACCAAGCCGGCCGATCAAGTCGCCGCCTTACAACAAATTCAAGCCAGTAACTTCACCGGCTTGTGTGAACTAAACCTTTCCTGTCCAAACGTCGTGGGCAAACCGCAAATTGGGTACGATTTAGACGCAACCCGCGCCATTTTGGACCAGGTCTGTGCTTTTTACGAAAAACCACTCGGGGTTAAGTTACCGCCCTACTTTGATTTGCAACAATACGACGCGATGGCGGCCATTTTAAACCAGTATCCGTTAACCTATATCAACGCCATTAATAGCGTGGGCAATGGGTTAGTAATTGATCCCAACACCGAAACAGTAGTGATTAAGCCCAAAGGTGGCTTTGGTGGAATCGGTGGTCAATATATCAAACCAGTTGCCCTTGCAAACGTCCGCGCCTTTCGGCAACGACTCCGACCAGAGATTAAAATCATCGGAACTGGGGGCGTAACAACGGGGACTGATGCCTTTGAACTCATTTTATGTGGGGCAGACATCGTTGAACTCGGAACGGTTGTGATGCAAGAAGGCGTTTCTGCCTTTGCCCGCATTACCCACGAACTAGAAACGCTGATGCAGGAAAAGGGGTACCAAACCCTCGCCGATTTTCGCGGTCACTTAAAAACCCAGTCCAACTAA
- a CDS encoding ROK family protein produces the protein MLYGSIEAGGTKFVCAVGDENFNVIDQTQFPTTTPDETLARTVKYFKKFDHIDAFGIASFGPIDVDKNSDTYGWIIKTPKKGWSNIDFLGKMKESFQVPMFWTTDVNGSAYGEYVSAKRHDENIKSVSYITIGTGIGMGSVINGDFLGVKGTPEFGHIKVRRHRDDLDFKGTCPWHGDCLEGLASGPTFEARNGVKGQDTPIVDPTWDIIAYYVAQAVVDLTVTFRPDKVVLGGGVCTPEFIAKVRAQFTLLFNNYLNVGSLEQYITAPEIDHNGSATFGDFVLAQKAINEAQATSEMGE, from the coding sequence ATGTTATATGGAAGTATTGAAGCTGGTGGAACTAAATTTGTGTGTGCCGTTGGGGATGAAAACTTCAACGTGATTGACCAAACCCAATTTCCGACGACGACTCCTGACGAAACGTTGGCCCGGACCGTTAAGTACTTTAAGAAGTTTGATCACATTGATGCCTTTGGGATTGCATCCTTTGGACCCATCGACGTTGACAAAAATTCAGACACGTACGGCTGGATTATCAAAACTCCGAAAAAGGGGTGGAGTAACATTGATTTCCTAGGGAAGATGAAAGAAAGCTTCCAGGTTCCGATGTTTTGGACGACCGACGTGAACGGTTCTGCGTACGGAGAATACGTTAGTGCGAAACGGCACGACGAAAACATTAAATCGGTGAGTTACATTACGATTGGAACCGGAATTGGTATGGGTTCCGTAATCAACGGTGACTTTTTGGGGGTGAAAGGAACACCTGAATTTGGGCACATCAAAGTGCGTCGGCACCGCGATGACCTTGATTTCAAGGGTACCTGTCCTTGGCACGGGGACTGCCTAGAAGGGCTTGCTTCGGGTCCAACGTTTGAAGCCCGGAACGGGGTGAAGGGTCAGGATACGCCGATTGTTGATCCAACCTGGGATATCATTGCGTACTACGTCGCTCAAGCAGTCGTTGATCTGACGGTGACGTTCCGTCCGGACAAAGTAGTGCTGGGGGGCGGAGTTTGCACGCCGGAATTTATTGCAAAGGTGCGGGCACAATTTACACTTCTCTTTAACAACTATCTAAATGTTGGTTCGTTAGAGCAGTACATCACCGCACCAGAAATTGATCACAACGGTTCAGCAACGTTTGGTGATTTCGTCTTAGCCCAAAAAGCAATTAACGAAGCACAAGCAACGAGTGAAATGGGGGAGTAA
- the brnQ gene encoding branched-chain amino acid transport system II carrier protein, translating to MSELETPNHFRFKQLIVLASLLFALFFGAGNLIFPVHLGQVAGRNWIPAAIGFLLSAILLPLGSIFALGLTKSKNMFELVLPVGSIFSLLFLLAAHGSMGLLIGSPRLATVTFTMGVQPFLPTRWSHPALLIFSALFFATIVLLAYRQTSITNSVGKILNPLFVVLLFGLFLVAFLVNGDAVHLPLLGQPGQGTSSLIGGFLEGYNTMDALAGLGFGVTIIAAVRSYTKSERNQGIVVAKIGLMALGLEAIIYMGLIALGVVSLRFTKVSADGGTAFTQIMAHYTGSLGAALLATLTLLACLTTAVGVLTSFAQDLGNRFPRIGYHKFLLGANVIAFGLANFGLDQIIAFSAPILSLLYPIAITVIVLALLNRWIRQNHLIYRITVGLVLIPASLDFLHTLPPVLHQLAPLVALDHWCQAVIPLFNWGLDFIPFLLVGLVGSSLFVWGQSCAKKV from the coding sequence ATGTCTGAATTAGAAACACCCAACCACTTCCGGTTTAAACAGTTAATTGTTTTAGCCTCACTTTTATTTGCCCTGTTTTTTGGAGCTGGGAATTTAATTTTCCCTGTTCATCTGGGTCAAGTGGCCGGTCGGAACTGGATTCCGGCTGCAATCGGTTTTTTACTGTCAGCGATTTTATTACCCCTCGGGTCCATTTTTGCCCTGGGTCTGACCAAAAGTAAAAACATGTTTGAATTAGTCTTACCAGTGGGGAGCATCTTTTCATTGCTCTTTTTGCTGGCTGCCCACGGGTCGATGGGGCTGCTAATTGGGTCACCGCGGTTAGCCACTGTGACCTTTACAATGGGGGTTCAGCCCTTTTTACCAACCCGGTGGAGTCATCCAGCCCTCCTCATTTTTTCGGCGCTGTTTTTCGCAACAATTGTGCTCCTCGCGTACCGGCAAACGAGCATCACGAATAGCGTAGGTAAAATCCTCAATCCGCTGTTTGTTGTCCTCTTATTTGGGTTATTCTTAGTTGCCTTTCTCGTTAACGGCGACGCGGTGCACCTGCCGTTGCTCGGACAACCCGGTCAGGGAACCAGTTCGCTGATTGGCGGCTTCTTAGAGGGTTACAACACGATGGATGCCCTTGCGGGGTTAGGGTTTGGGGTGACCATCATCGCCGCGGTTCGCTCCTATACCAAGTCCGAGCGAAATCAAGGCATAGTTGTTGCAAAGATTGGATTAATGGCTCTCGGGTTGGAAGCAATCATTTACATGGGTCTGATTGCCTTAGGCGTGGTGAGTCTCCGCTTTACCAAGGTTAGTGCGGATGGGGGGACGGCCTTTACCCAAATCATGGCCCACTATACGGGTTCGCTGGGGGCAGCGTTATTAGCGACGTTGACCCTGTTAGCTTGTCTAACGACCGCGGTTGGGGTGTTAACCTCCTTCGCGCAGGATCTCGGCAATCGGTTTCCCCGGATTGGCTACCATAAATTTTTGCTCGGAGCGAACGTAATCGCCTTTGGGCTTGCCAACTTTGGTTTAGACCAGATCATCGCATTTTCAGCCCCAATCTTAAGTTTGCTCTACCCGATTGCCATCACCGTGATTGTTCTTGCATTGCTGAACCGCTGGATTCGGCAGAATCATCTAATCTACCGGATAACGGTGGGCTTGGTGTTGATTCCAGCCAGCCTGGATTTTCTCCACACGTTGCCACCGGTCCTCCATCAATTGGCGCCCCTTGTGGCTCTCGATCATTGGTGTCAGGCCGTAATTCCCTTGTTTAACTGGGGCCTCGATTTTATCCCGTTCTTACTGGTCGGACTGGTGGGGAGTAGCTTGTTCGTTTGGGGTCAAAGTTGCGCAAAAAAGGTTTGA
- a CDS encoding aspartate carbamoyltransferase catalytic subunit, translating to MTNSAQHDLVSVSDLSEADVLHKIRLAQLFQAGKTVTLQRPTYAMNLFFENSTRTHTSFEMAERRLGMQVLQFVADGSSVTKGETLSDTVKTLQAIGVDVAVIRHPENQYYQPLLAEQLDISIVNGGDGSGQHPSQSLLDMMTIYQEFGTFRDLKITIVGDLSHSRVARSNMALLQRLGAQVSFAGPAQWYNAEFERYGQDTTIDEAVNNADVVMLLRVQKERLGTELADFDAARYHREFGLTKARYQRLKPEAIIMHPAPVNRGIEIDSSLVEQPQSRIFKQMENGVFMRMAILTDVLVAKGLINPAEIKGAEG from the coding sequence ATGACTAATTCAGCACAACATGATTTAGTTTCTGTAAGTGATTTAAGTGAAGCGGACGTTTTACATAAAATTCGGCTCGCACAACTGTTTCAAGCCGGCAAAACGGTGACGTTGCAACGACCAACGTACGCCATGAATCTCTTTTTTGAAAACAGTACGCGCACGCACACTAGTTTTGAAATGGCCGAACGGCGGCTTGGCATGCAGGTGTTGCAGTTTGTCGCCGATGGTAGTTCCGTAACGAAGGGCGAAACGCTCAGTGATACGGTCAAAACCTTACAAGCCATTGGCGTGGATGTGGCCGTAATTCGGCACCCAGAAAATCAATATTACCAACCACTGTTGGCCGAACAATTAGACATCAGCATTGTTAATGGTGGTGATGGGAGTGGCCAACATCCATCCCAGTCGTTGCTAGACATGATGACCATTTACCAAGAATTTGGCACCTTTCGGGACTTGAAAATTACGATTGTGGGTGATCTTAGTCACTCCCGGGTGGCCCGCTCGAACATGGCGTTACTACAGCGGTTAGGGGCTCAGGTTTCGTTTGCGGGACCAGCCCAGTGGTATAATGCCGAATTTGAACGTTACGGACAGGATACGACCATCGATGAAGCTGTTAACAATGCAGACGTTGTCATGTTGCTCCGGGTGCAAAAGGAGCGGTTAGGGACCGAGCTAGCTGACTTTGATGCCGCTCGTTATCATCGGGAGTTTGGGCTGACCAAAGCGCGTTATCAACGGCTAAAACCAGAAGCCATCATCATGCATCCAGCGCCCGTCAACCGGGGGATTGAGATTGATTCCAGTTTGGTAGAACAACCCCAGTCACGAATTTTTAAACAGATGGAGAACGGGGTTTTCATGCGGATGGCAATTCTGACGGACGTGTTGGTTGCCAAGGGATTAATTAATCCTGCTGAAATTAAAGGAGCAGAAGGATGA
- a CDS encoding dihydroorotase — MTQILLKNGQVYQERQLVPGDLLIVDGKIAAIGEHLEQPGQTVIDLTGKVILPGLVDVHVHFRDPGQTAKETVATGSAAAAQGGYTTVCAMPNVTPVPNTPVQLAKLVQANQEQGQVSVCQYAPVTVDETTEQLVDFAGMQAAGAIGFSNDGVGIQSAKTMYDAMVGIAKTGLPLAAHVEDHALMAGGVMNAGPRAQALGLPGAVSVAETSQLARDLELARVTGVHYHVCHVSTARSVALIRRAKADGVHVTAEVSPHHLLLNDEMIQADDPLFKMNPPLRSSTDAQALLAGLQDGTIDMIATDHAPHTKADKGTSFTDGAFGITGLETAFPLLYTKLVAPGTVSLADLLDWMSFNPSRIFSLLTAPKLHVGSIANLSLWDLEADRQLTVHDLKSKGTNTPFLGTHVVAEHVNTICAGQVVD; from the coding sequence ATGACACAAATACTGTTAAAAAACGGACAAGTTTATCAGGAACGACAACTGGTTCCCGGGGACCTCTTAATCGTGGATGGAAAAATCGCGGCGATTGGCGAACACTTAGAGCAGCCGGGCCAAACCGTCATTGATTTGACGGGCAAGGTGATTTTACCGGGGTTAGTGGACGTGCACGTCCACTTTCGGGATCCGGGCCAGACCGCGAAAGAAACGGTTGCAACTGGCAGTGCGGCGGCCGCGCAGGGTGGTTATACCACTGTGTGTGCCATGCCAAACGTGACACCGGTCCCGAACACTCCGGTACAACTTGCTAAGCTGGTGCAAGCCAACCAGGAGCAGGGGCAGGTTTCAGTGTGTCAATATGCGCCGGTGACAGTTGACGAAACCACGGAGCAGCTGGTGGACTTTGCCGGAATGCAAGCGGCGGGGGCCATTGGCTTTAGTAACGACGGAGTTGGGATTCAAAGTGCCAAAACCATGTACGATGCCATGGTCGGGATTGCCAAAACGGGATTGCCGTTAGCTGCTCACGTTGAGGATCATGCGCTGATGGCGGGCGGCGTGATGAACGCTGGTCCCCGCGCCCAGGCCCTAGGGTTACCGGGCGCAGTTTCCGTTGCAGAGACCAGTCAATTAGCTCGAGATCTTGAACTAGCAAGAGTGACTGGCGTTCACTATCACGTTTGTCACGTGTCGACCGCGCGAAGTGTAGCGTTGATCCGGCGGGCGAAGGCCGATGGGGTCCATGTGACGGCGGAAGTTAGTCCTCACCACCTATTGCTTAACGATGAAATGATTCAAGCTGATGATCCCCTCTTTAAAATGAATCCCCCCCTGCGATCCTCCACTGATGCTCAGGCATTACTAGCTGGCCTCCAAGACGGGACCATCGACATGATTGCCACGGACCACGCCCCCCATACCAAGGCCGACAAGGGTACGAGTTTTACCGACGGCGCCTTTGGCATTACCGGATTAGAAACCGCGTTTCCCTTGTTATATACCAAACTCGTGGCCCCGGGCACGGTCAGTTTGGCAGACTTGTTGGACTGGATGAGTTTTAATCCCAGCCGCATTTTTTCTTTATTAACGGCCCCAAAGCTCCACGTGGGGAGCATTGCCAACCTCTCTTTGTGGGACTTAGAGGCTGATCGCCAGCTGACAGTTCACGACCTTAAGTCTAAAGGAACCAACACACCGTTTTTGGGCACCCACGTGGTAGCCGAACACGTTAACACGATCTGTGCCGGCCAGGTGGTTGATTAA
- a CDS encoding glucose-6-phosphate isomerase: protein MAYINFDDTKVTKFVHDNELAEMQALVTAADQELRNGTGAGADFRGWLTLPADYDREEFARIQAAANKINQDSEVLVVIGIGGSYLGAKMAMDFLNGSFYNSKSAADRRGVQVVFAGNSLSATYLQELQDFVGDRDFSVNIISKSGTTTEPSIAFRIFKEKLIQKYGKEEANHRIYATTDAKNGALRQEVASNGYESFIIPDDVGGRFSVLTPVGLLPIAATGADITELMRGASEAATAYQNADLQQNAAYRYAALRNILYRKGYVTELVENYEPNLRMFAEWWKQLMGESEGKDQKGIYPSSANFTTDLHSLGQYIQEGLRNLFETVVKVKTPPYNVEIPMEADNLDGLNYLKGQSLNEVNDKAYEGVVLAHNDGGVPVLTVEIPDESEYSLGYLIYFFEVAVGISGYLNGINPFNQPGVEAYKQNMFALLGKPGYEELAAKLNQADD from the coding sequence ATGGCTTACATTAATTTTGATGATACGAAGGTAACTAAGTTTGTGCATGACAACGAACTGGCAGAAATGCAAGCCTTAGTGACCGCCGCCGATCAGGAGTTGCGGAACGGTACGGGGGCCGGAGCGGACTTTCGGGGCTGGCTCACGTTACCTGCTGACTACGATCGGGAGGAATTTGCCCGGATTCAAGCGGCCGCAAATAAAATTAACCAAGACTCAGAAGTTCTCGTGGTCATTGGAATTGGAGGCTCCTATTTAGGAGCCAAGATGGCCATGGACTTCTTAAACGGTAGTTTTTATAATTCAAAGTCCGCCGCCGATCGGCGTGGGGTGCAGGTCGTCTTTGCCGGAAACTCGCTTAGTGCGACCTATCTCCAGGAACTACAGGACTTTGTGGGCGACCGCGACTTCTCGGTTAACATCATTTCTAAGTCAGGGACCACGACGGAACCTTCGATTGCCTTTCGGATTTTCAAGGAAAAGTTAATTCAGAAGTATGGGAAGGAAGAAGCGAACCACCGGATTTACGCGACAACGGATGCCAAAAACGGAGCGTTGCGTCAAGAAGTTGCTTCCAATGGTTACGAAAGCTTTATCATTCCCGATGATGTGGGAGGTCGGTTCTCGGTGTTGACTCCAGTAGGCTTACTGCCAATTGCGGCCACAGGGGCAGACATCACAGAGTTAATGCGGGGAGCTTCAGAGGCAGCCACTGCTTATCAAAATGCGGATTTACAACAAAATGCGGCGTACCGGTATGCGGCGTTACGGAACATTTTGTACCGTAAGGGGTACGTAACTGAATTAGTGGAAAACTACGAACCGAACCTGCGGATGTTCGCCGAATGGTGGAAGCAGTTGATGGGTGAATCGGAAGGGAAGGATCAAAAGGGAATTTATCCGTCCTCCGCGAACTTCACGACTGATTTACACTCACTGGGACAGTACATTCAAGAAGGCCTCCGGAACCTGTTTGAAACGGTGGTTAAAGTTAAAACCCCACCTTACAACGTGGAAATTCCGATGGAAGCTGATAATTTGGATGGCTTAAACTACCTCAAGGGACAGTCACTAAACGAAGTTAACGATAAGGCCTACGAAGGGGTTGTTTTGGCTCATAACGACGGTGGCGTGCCGGTCTTGACGGTCGAAATTCCGGATGAGTCTGAATACAGCTTGGGATACTTAATTTATTTCTTTGAAGTGGCTGTCGGTATTTCTGGCTACTTGAATGGCATTAATCCGTTTAATCAACCCGGGGTGGAAGCATACAAGCAAAACATGTTTGCCCTGCTCGGGAAACCGGGCTACGAGGAGTTAGCAGCCAAATTAAACCAAGCAGATGATTAG
- a CDS encoding NlpC/P60 family protein, with protein MENKKVHFKMYKAGKKWLFAGIATSMMAGAFFFTSNTASADVISTGQQHVGTSYVWGGSNPGGFDCSGFTQYVFAQNGISLPRTAAAQYAASQPISASEARPGDLVFFNDGGIYHVGIYQGNGMMLDAQNRGVISGDSISYFSGDVLYGRVGGGVSAAAAQTQATVQQPAANTDQTTNNQATENDQAAAQPATDNGQANQQPAANNDQATTQPAADNSQANQQPAVNDDQAAAQPATDNSQANQQPAANNDQAVAQPAVASAKPEFTDAKLVSQSAAKEGQFNVEKGYFTNGDTKIAVRTSADLKAKIKGYLPANAQISYDGYVVKDGHVWVEYTGFSGNKLYCPVRETNKVAWGSFE; from the coding sequence ATGGAAAACAAAAAAGTTCACTTTAAGATGTATAAAGCAGGTAAGAAATGGTTGTTCGCTGGAATCGCCACTTCAATGATGGCTGGTGCGTTCTTCTTCACTAGTAACACTGCTTCAGCTGACGTCATTTCGACTGGTCAGCAACACGTTGGAACTTCGTACGTTTGGGGTGGATCAAATCCTGGTGGGTTTGACTGTTCTGGATTTACGCAATATGTTTTTGCTCAAAACGGAATCAGCTTACCACGGACGGCGGCTGCTCAATACGCTGCTAGTCAACCAATCAGTGCTTCTGAAGCTCGTCCTGGCGACTTGGTTTTCTTTAATGACGGTGGAATCTACCACGTCGGAATTTACCAAGGAAACGGCATGATGTTAGATGCCCAAAACCGTGGAGTAATTAGTGGTGATTCAATTTCATACTTCTCTGGTGATGTATTGTACGGTCGGGTTGGTGGCGGGGTTAGCGCTGCTGCTGCACAAACGCAAGCTACAGTTCAACAACCAGCTGCTAACACGGACCAAACTACTAACAACCAAGCTACTGAAAATGACCAAGCTGCCGCTCAACCAGCCACTGACAACGGTCAAGCTAACCAACAACCAGCTGCCAACAATGACCAAGCTACTACGCAACCAGCCGCAGACAACAGCCAAGCTAACCAACAACCAGCTGTAAACGATGACCAAGCTGCTGCTCAACCAGCAACTGATAACAGCCAAGCTAACCAACAACCAGCTGCAAACAACGACCAAGCTGTTGCTCAACCAGCCGTTGCCAGCGCTAAGCCAGAGTTTACGGATGCTAAGTTAGTTTCCCAATCTGCTGCTAAAGAAGGGCAATTCAACGTTGAAAAAGGTTACTTCACGAATGGTGACACGAAGATTGCCGTTCGGACTTCTGCTGACTTAAAGGCAAAGATTAAAGGTTACTTGCCTGCTAATGCCCAAATCAGTTACGATGGTTACGTTGTTAAAGACGGACACGTTTGGGTTGAATACACTGGTTTCTCTGGAAACAAGTTGTACTGCCCAGTTCGTGAAACTAACAAAGTAGCATGGGGTTCATTTGAATAA